One Leopardus geoffroyi isolate Oge1 chromosome B1, O.geoffroyi_Oge1_pat1.0, whole genome shotgun sequence DNA window includes the following coding sequences:
- the DDIT4L gene encoding DNA damage-inducible transcript 4-like protein translates to MVATGSLSSKNPGSISELLDHGFHPGSLLNDFDYWDYVVPEPNLNEVIFEETTCQSLVKMLENCLSKSKQTKLGCSRVLVPEKLTQRIAQDVLRLSSTEPCGLRGCVMHVNLEIENVCKKLDKIVCDSSVVPTFELTLVFKQENCSWTSFRDFFFSRGRFSSGLRRTLILSSGFRLVKKKLYSLIGTTVIEEC, encoded by the exons ATGGTTGCAACTGGCAGTTTGAGCAGTAAGAACCCGGGCAGCATTTCAGAGTTGCTGGACCATGGCTTCCACCCGGGAAGCCTGCTGAACG ATTTTGACTACTGGGATTATGTTGTTCCTGAACCCAACCTCAATGAGGTGATATTTGAGGAGACGACTTGCCAGAGTTTGGTTAAAATGCTAGAAAACTGTCTGTCCAAATCAAAGCAAACCAAACTTGGTTGCTCAAGAGTCCTTGTCCCTGAGAAACTGACCCAGAGAATCGCTCAAGATGTCCTGCGGCTTTCCTCCACTGAGCCCTGTGGCCTGCGAGGCTGTGTTATGCACGTGAACTTGGAAATTGAAAACGTATGTAAAAAGCTGGATAAGATTGTGTGTGATTCGAGTGTGGTGCCCACTTTTGAGCTCACACTTGTCTTTAAGCAGGAGAACTGCTCATGGACTAGCTTCAGGGACTTTTTCTTCAGCCGAGGTCGCTTCTCATCTGGCCTCAGGCGGACTCTGATCCTGAGTTCAGGATTCCGCCTCGTTAAGAAAAAGCTTTACTCCTTGATTGGAACAACAGTCATTGAGGAGTGCTGA